From the genome of Silurus meridionalis isolate SWU-2019-XX chromosome 12, ASM1480568v1, whole genome shotgun sequence, one region includes:
- the LOC124395046 gene encoding LOW QUALITY PROTEIN: uncharacterized protein LOC124395046 (The sequence of the model RefSeq protein was modified relative to this genomic sequence to represent the inferred CDS: inserted 2 bases in 1 codon), whose amino-acid sequence MQHSKERLFPWMDPNSIESYHSKNFDHVTVSLEVTDIVEIPQANLLGITKVGESVTLSCSVIHTCPPTPPTLSLSITRGTSQFRHTPIHDGKWKVTREITWIVEENDKSVTCIVSYAGGQTSKTDTSINPICDFHNPVISPSQDEVMEGIVKIFTCTVQHTCQKDKPNIIWNYKDMPVSVKTNKVSSYIWNTVSSLKFRASRDDHGKTLTCTSQTSVGETSDHVTLKVKRGMFSLDWTYSMPSKITGLQSSCLVIPCSFEFTKEKQSNVEVKWYQYIKDKFPLVYGPDSGNIEKIFFERTRLLELPSESNCSLEIKQLNMQHNNKRLYPWMDPTPVEKFHKENYYDKSIELTIKEQADKPKLSIIGVARVGEQVTVSCSVLHTCPSNPPNLKVGKELDTDVTSHNPVQDGFWEMKRIHTFKIKEEEKTVQCKATFHGGQTSEAQIDLNAQCTYTDITIDPEVGDVVEGVGNNFTCTVFHSCKNQPLKFAWNYKELPETLGTKKGSLLNWATFSNVFFIASLEDDGKKLTCTATFSGGEITTSIVLQVQRYVPKFVDPFENDTFHILEANVVPKISALTRSCVVIPCTFKTGDMLITRLRGLWYSSTGEYVYHTGKSNIMDNFKGRTXLLGMTDEENCTLEIDNVQSHDNGPFCFRAEKGNDKYSFNHSCVFIIMKATPDKPVISALPEEMEPGKRFTINCSVTHTCSSHPPNITWNVRAAREVVKHVEKNAGKWETTSSITFIPTGYEEEENLICRVTFWKGKKQESSVFLSVKRFEGLGMGILGLYISLPLVLLLLLCAGIIICRRRVQTKTSDEATPERRRSFWTQISRRYNGTAGWLNSTMETRPPPRPPKPEKRGSIWSRFSRRSPAPSADQRVQYKVNNTRVSTSAGY is encoded by the exons ATGCAGCATAGTAAAGAACGACTCTTTCCGTGGATGGACCCAAACTCTATTGAATCCTATCACAGCAAAAATTTTGACCACGTAACTGTTTCCCTTGAGGTGACAG ATATTGTTGAGATACCACAGGCAAACCTTCTTGGCATCACTAAAGTTGGTGAGTCAGTAACCTTGTCCTGCAGTGTGATACACACCTGTCCTCCAACACCCCCAACACTGAGTCTGAGTATTACACGTGGAACTTCACAGTTTAGACACACACCTATTCATGATGGGAAATGGAAGGTAACCAGAGAGATTACATGGATTGTTGAGGAAAATGATAAATCTGTTACATGCATTGTGAGTTACGCAGGTGGACAGACATCAAAGACTGACACCAGTATTAATCCTATAT GTGATTTTCACAATCCTGTTATAAGTCCAAGCCAAGATGAGGTTATGGAAGGCATTGTGAAGATCTTTACTTGTACAGTGCAGCACACCTGTCAAAAAGATAAGCCGAACATAATCTGGAATTACAAAGACATGCCAGTTTCtgttaaaacaaataaagtttCTTCCTACATTTGGAATACAGTTTCCAGTTTAAAATTTAGAGCATCAAGGGATGACCATGGAAAGACCTTAACATGCACATCTCAAACTTCAGTGGGAGAGACTTCAGATCATGTTACTTTAAAAGTAAAAC GAGGAATGTTTTCACTGGACTGGACCTATTCAATGCCCAGTAAGATCACAGGCCTCCAGAGCTCCTGCCTTGTCATTCCTTGCAGCTttgaattcacaaaagaaaaacaaagcaatGTTGAGGTGAAATGGTACCAATACATTAAAGACAAATTTCCTTTAGTGTATGGCCCAGATAGTGGgaatattgaaaaaatattcTTTGAAAGGACAAGACTGCTTGAACTGCCAAGTGAGAGCAATTGCAGTTTGGAAATCAAGCAACTCAATATGCAACACAATAACAAAAGACTGTATCCCTGGATGGATCCTACACCAGTTGAGAAATTTCACAAGGAAAATTACTACGACAAATCTATTGAGCTCACCATAAAAG AGCAAGCTGATAAACCAAAACTAAGTATTATTGGTGTAGCAAGAGTGGGAGAGCAAGTCACAGTGTCTTGTAGTGTTCTGCATACCTGTCCATCCAACCCTCCAAATCTAAAAGTGGGGAAAGAACTTGACACTGATGTTACTTCACACAATCCAGTACAGGATGGCTTTTGGGAAATGAAAAGGATtcacacatttaaaattaaGGAAGAGGAGAAAACTGTTCAATGTAAAGCAACATTCCATGGTGGACAGACATCAGAGGCACAAATCGATCTTAATGCTCAGT GTACTTATACAGATATAACCATTGATCCTGAAGTGGGCGATGTTGTAGAAGGTGTTGGGAATAACTTCACCTGCACAGTTTTCCATTCTTGCAAGAATCAGCCTCTAAAATTTGCTTGGAACTACAAAGAGTTACCAGAGACTTTGGGGACCAAAAAAGGCTCATTGTTAAACTGGGCCACCTTCTCCAATGTTTTCTTTATAGCTTCACTGGAAGATGATGGAAAGAAACTGACTTGCACTGCAACATTTTCTGGTGGAGAGATCACAACCTCCATTGTTTTACAGGTTCAAA GATATGTGCCCAAATTTGTGGATCCATTTGAAAATGACA CTTTCCACATTTTAGAGGCAAATGTCGTGCCCAAGATCAGTGCTTTGACCCGCTCTTGTGTGGTGATACCATGTACTTTCAAAACGGGTGATATGCTAATTACACGCCTTCGAGGTCTGTGGTACTCCAGTACTGGTGAATATGTTTACCACACCGGAAAGTCAAACATTATGGACAACTTTAAGGGCCGCAC GCTTCTGGGGATGACAGATGAGGAGAACTGCACTTTAGAGATTGATAATGTCCAATCTCATGATAATGGGCCGTTCTGCTTCCGTGCAGAAAAGGGTAATGATAAGTACAGCTTCAACCACAGCTGTGTGTTCATCATCATGAAAG CAACTCCTGACAAGCCTGTGATATCGGCTCTTCCCGAGGAGATGGAGCCCGGCAAGCGATTCACAATAAACTGTTCTGTCACACATACATGTTCCTCACATCCGCCAAATATCACATGGAATGTTCGGGCTGCCAGAGAAGTGGTTAAGCATGTGGAGAAGAATGCAGGCAAATGGGAAACAACCTCCTCAATTACTTTCATCCCAACTGGctatgaagaagaagaaaatctcATTTGCCGAGTCACTTTctggaagggaaaaaaacaagaaagctCAGTCTTTCTAAGTGTAAAAC GATTTGAAGGACTGGGTATGGGCATTTTAGGACTTTATATATCTCTGCCTTTGGTTTTACTATTGCTTTTGTGTGCTGGAATTATCATTTGTAGGAGAAGAGTTCAAAC GAAAACTAGTGATGAAGCAACACCTGAGAGAAG gAGATCATTTTGGACCCAAATTTCCAG GAGATATAATGGGACTGCAGGTTGGCTAAATTCCACTATGGAGACCAG ACCACCTCCAAGGCCACCAAAACCAGAGAAGAG GGGCAgcatctggagcaggttttccaG GAGAAGTCCAGCACCCAGTGCAGATCAGAGGGTGCAGTACAA GGTAAACAATACCAGAGTATCCACATCTGCAGGATATTAA
- the LOC124394911 gene encoding uncharacterized protein LOC124394911, with amino-acid sequence MKRLMLLDLILYGILFHNTWAWSVTMPHSIHGLQKSCLVIPCSFYYSSYPPTNPYRIVWYEYVDRGYPAVFDSWNPGSVIDRYKGRTSLYNPTYRGCSLLIKDLSLSHSRDRIYAWVDPENIGWRTYKFYDVSTIIYVRSSAEKPSVYISGGAKIGDRITIECTTYHTCPYEPPSLSLKGIEKHFEKDDTLLNRNIGDGKWEITLTREGIVQSETQTIECSVRHSGGLTASTTKIHTAQCTIDQPKIDDLNTGFLEGVQQDIVCSVTYRCSSYQPQILWNDGNLHGSITFISTQGIRHEAKSTLRFTAKANDNGKTITCKATFKGSSQRAQMTLRVKRSKGSLDWSFTMPSKITGIRGSCVVIPCNYKFKNSHRSGVDVKWYRFLNSAYSLVYGNPTQNIMDKFKGKTSLYPSSNDKNCSLKIQPLENNHNQERLFPWMDPNSIETYNINDFKDETIGIEVTEIVEKPQGELLGIAKVGESVTLSCSVIHTCPPSPPTISLNISRGSSPRLSNTPLNNGEWKITKEITWTVEENDNSVTCTVRYAGGQTSKTEISINPSCPIDEAQITPDSETEFLEDVEQKITCSVTYMCSKDRPYIIWSGESLPGSTFYITKQGKKHKATSTLKLTPKASDHGKTITCQADFKGNVQTVDITLRVQRSMGSLDWSFTMPSTISGVRGSCVVIPAITIQNIAA; translated from the exons TACCATGTTCATTCTACTACTCATCTTATCCACCTACGAACCCATATCGGATTGTGTGGTATGAGTATGTTGACCGTGGATATCCTGCAGTGTTTGACAGTTGGAACCCTGGTTCAGTAATTGATAGATACAAAGGAAGAACCAGTTTATATAATCCAACATACAGGGGCTGCAGTCTGCTGATTAAAGACCTTAGTCTTTCCCACAGCAGAGACAGAATATATGCTTGGGTAGACCCGGAAAATATTGGATGGCGCACTTACAAATTCTATGATGTGTCTACTATAATTTATGTTCGTT CATCTGCAGAAAAGCCCAGTGTTTACATTTCTGGAGGTGCTAAAATTGGGGATAGAATTACAATTGAGTGCACAACATATCACACCTGTCCTTATGAACCACCCTCTCTCAGTTTAAAAGGGATTgagaaacattttgaaaaagacGACACATTGTTAAACAGAAACATTGGTGATGGCAAGTGGGAAATCACACTGACACGTGAAGGGATTGTTCAGtctgaaacacaaacaattgAGTGTTCTGTTAGACACAGTGGTGGCCTCACTGCATCtactacaaaaatacacactgcacagt GTACCATTGATCAACCCAAAATTGATGATCTAAACACAGGGTTTCTGGAGGGTGTGCAACAAGACATTGTTTGCTCTGTTACATACAGGTGCTCAAGTTACCAACCTCAGATTCTTTGGAATGATGGAAATTTACATGGAAGCATAACTTTTATAAGCACACAAGGAATAAGACATGAAGCTAAATCCACATTAAGGTTTACAGCAAAGGCTAATGATAACGGCAAGACCATTACCTGTAAAGCAACTTTTAAAGGATCTTCCCAAAGAGCACAGATGACTTTAAGAGTTAAGA GGTCAAAGGGCTCTCTTGATTGGAGCTTCACAATGCCCAGTAAAATCACTGGAATTCGGGGTTCCTGTGTGGTCATTCCCTGCAATTACAAATTTAAAAATTCTCACCGTAGTGGTGTTGATGTGAAATGGTATCGGTTCTTGAATTCAGCTTACTCTCTAGTGTATGGTAATCCAACACAAAATATCATGGATAAGTTCAAAGGAAAGACAAGTTTATATCCATCCTCAAATGACAAAAACTGCAGCTTAAAGATACAGCCACTTGAGAACAATCATAATCAGGAAAGACTCTTTCCATGGATGGACCCAAATTCTATTGAAACGTACAACATAAACGATTTTAAGGATGAAACCATTGGCATTGAGGTGACAG AGATCGTTGAGAAACCACAGGGAGAGCTTCTTGGCATAGCTAAAGTTGGTGAATCAGTAACTTTGTCCTGCAGTGTGATACACACCTGCCCTCCATCACCTCCAACAATTAGCCTTAATATTTCACGTGGATCTTCACCACGTCTTAGTAATACACCCCTAAACAATGGGGAATGGAAAATAACCAAAGAGATTACATGGACCGTTGAAGAAAATGATAATTCTGTTACTTGTACTGTGAGATATGCAGGTGGACAGACATCAAAGACTGAAATCAGTATTAATCCTTCAT GTCCAATTGATGAAGCCCAGATTACACCTGATTCAGAGACAGAGTTCCTCGAGGATGTTGAACAAAAGATTACTTGCTCTGTTACATACATGTGCTCTAAAGACCGGCCGTACATTATTTGGAGCGGTGAATCGTTACCTGGCAGCACGTTTTACATAACAaagcagggaaaaaaacacaaagctacTTCCACATTAAAGTTAACTCCAAAAGCTAGTGATCATGGAAAGACCATTACCTGTCAAGCAGATTTTAAAGGGAATGTTCAAACTGTGGACATCACTTTAAGAGTTCAAA GATCAATGGGCTCACTTGACTGGAGTTTCACAATGCCCAGCACAATATCTGGTGTCCGAGGTTCCTGTGTGGTCATTCCTGCAATTACAATTCAAAACATTGCAGCATAG